The proteins below come from a single Thermopolyspora flexuosa genomic window:
- a CDS encoding precorrin-2 C(20)-methyltransferase — MTGRLYGVGLGPGDPELITVKAARLIGEADVIAYHAARHGRSIARSIAEPYLRAGQIEEPLLYPVTTETTGHPGGYQGALDDFYAECTARLAAHLDAGRTVVVLCEGDPLFYGSYMHLHKRLAHRYPATVVPGVTSVSAATAVLGRPLVERDEILTVLPGTLPAGELADRLRRSDAAAVLKLGRTFAKVRDAFAAAGRLDDAWYVERATMAGERVAPLRDVDPDGVPYFSLALLAGPGGGTVPPEPPRTAGVAPEVVVVGLGPAGRPWLTPEAQDALATATDLVGYRPYLDRVPPNPRQRRHPTGNRVEAERARHAFELAREGRRVAVVSSGDPGVFAMASAVLEAAEDYPDVPVRVVPGITAAQAVAARAGAPLGHDFCVLSLSDLLKPWEVIAARLTAAARADLVIAIYNPASRHRTWQLPAARDLLLQHRAPDTPVVIGRDVGGPEESLTVTTLADLDPATVDMRCLLIIGSSTTRVTKQGTVYTPRRYP, encoded by the coding sequence ATGACCGGACGTCTGTACGGAGTCGGCCTCGGCCCCGGCGACCCCGAGCTGATCACGGTGAAGGCCGCCCGGCTGATCGGCGAGGCCGACGTGATCGCCTACCACGCGGCCCGGCACGGGCGCAGCATCGCCCGCTCGATCGCGGAGCCGTACCTGCGGGCGGGGCAGATCGAGGAGCCGCTGCTCTACCCGGTCACCACCGAGACCACCGGCCATCCGGGCGGCTACCAGGGCGCGCTCGACGACTTCTACGCCGAGTGCACCGCCCGGCTCGCCGCCCACCTGGACGCGGGCCGCACCGTGGTCGTGCTGTGCGAGGGCGACCCGCTCTTCTACGGCTCCTACATGCACCTGCACAAGCGGCTCGCGCACCGCTACCCGGCCACCGTGGTGCCCGGGGTCACCTCGGTGTCGGCCGCGACCGCCGTGCTGGGCCGCCCGCTGGTGGAACGCGACGAGATCCTCACCGTGCTGCCCGGCACGCTGCCCGCCGGCGAGCTCGCCGACCGGCTGCGCCGCAGCGACGCCGCGGCCGTGCTCAAGCTGGGCCGTACCTTTGCGAAGGTGCGGGACGCGTTCGCCGCGGCCGGGCGGCTCGACGACGCCTGGTACGTGGAACGGGCGACGATGGCCGGCGAGCGGGTGGCCCCCTTGCGGGACGTCGACCCGGACGGCGTGCCGTACTTCTCGCTCGCCCTGCTCGCCGGGCCGGGCGGCGGCACCGTCCCGCCCGAACCGCCGCGTACGGCGGGGGTCGCGCCCGAGGTGGTCGTGGTCGGCCTCGGCCCGGCCGGGCGCCCCTGGCTCACCCCCGAGGCGCAGGACGCCCTCGCCACCGCCACCGACCTCGTCGGCTACCGCCCGTACCTCGACCGGGTGCCACCCAACCCGCGCCAGCGCCGCCACCCCACCGGCAACCGCGTCGAGGCCGAGCGGGCCCGGCACGCCTTCGAGCTCGCCCGCGAGGGCCGGCGCGTCGCGGTCGTCTCCTCCGGCGACCCCGGCGTGTTCGCCATGGCGAGCGCGGTGCTCGAGGCCGCCGAGGACTACCCCGACGTGCCGGTCCGCGTCGTCCCCGGCATCACCGCCGCCCAGGCCGTCGCCGCCCGCGCCGGCGCCCCGCTCGGCCACGACTTCTGCGTACTGTCCCTGTCCGACCTGCTCAAGCCGTGGGAGGTCATCGCCGCCCGCCTCACCGCCGCCGCCCGCGCCGACCTGGTCATCGCCATCTACAACCCGGCCTCCCGCCACCGCACCTGGCAACTCCCCGCCGCCCGCGACCTGCTCCTGCAACACCGCGCCCCGGACACCCCGGTCGTGATCGGCCGCGACGTCGGCGGCCCGGAGGAAAGCCTCACGGTCACCACCCTCGCCGACCTCGACCCGGCCACGGTCGACATGCGCTGCCTCCTCATCATCGGCTCGTCGACCACCCGCGTCACCAAGCAGGGCACCGTCTACACCCCGCGCCGCTACCCCTGA
- a CDS encoding DUF488 domain-containing protein, whose amino-acid sequence MASRQHCRIVGIGYQGSDLDTFINRMLGDGLRTLVDVRLTPISRKPGFSKRRLADALAANGIDYIHLAVLGNPKWNRPGFAGSQAELAQALAVYRELINHPDAFAAIDLIAEKALTGLTGVLCFEADEHRCHRQVVLERVLDRLAASGRNGDLCPAGIEDPKHAEDVPPLGLVTHVESGVTVGTAHVLQPTLA is encoded by the coding sequence ATGGCTTCCCGTCAGCACTGCCGGATCGTGGGGATCGGCTATCAAGGCAGCGATCTCGACACATTCATAAACCGGATGCTCGGTGACGGGTTGCGCACACTGGTCGACGTCCGCCTTACCCCTATATCCCGGAAACCGGGATTCAGCAAACGTCGACTGGCGGACGCGTTGGCCGCCAACGGCATCGACTATATTCACCTGGCGGTGCTCGGTAATCCCAAGTGGAATCGTCCCGGCTTCGCCGGCTCACAGGCGGAGCTCGCACAGGCCCTCGCCGTCTACCGCGAACTCATCAATCACCCTGATGCGTTCGCCGCCATCGATCTGATCGCCGAGAAAGCGCTCACCGGCCTCACCGGTGTGCTGTGCTTCGAAGCCGACGAGCATCGATGCCACCGGCAGGTGGTCCTGGAACGCGTGCTGGACCGACTCGCGGCGTCGGGCCGGAACGGCGATCTATGCCCTGCTGGGATAGAAGACCCCAAGCACGCTGAAGACGTGCCTCCGCTTGGCCTGGTTACCCACGTAGAAAGCGGTGTCACGGTCGGCACCGCACATGTGCTCCAGCCAACGCTTGCGTAG
- a CDS encoding GNAT family N-acetyltransferase, with amino-acid sequence MSEPEFETVDGERAADLVEELAAVYREVYGEPPYRWGAEHERLFRERFDVQRRQEGFRLVTARADGRLVGFGFGVTLRPATPWWRDLLTPLPAEVTTERPGRTFALVELLVRAPWRRRHVAERIHDTLLADRTEERATLTVLPAAAPALAAYRKWGWRKVAEKRNPLPGAPVFMVMVRDLAAPGT; translated from the coding sequence TTGTCCGAGCCGGAGTTTGAGACGGTCGACGGCGAGCGTGCCGCCGACCTGGTGGAGGAGCTCGCGGCGGTGTACCGCGAGGTGTACGGCGAGCCGCCGTACCGGTGGGGTGCCGAGCACGAGCGGCTGTTCCGCGAGCGCTTCGACGTCCAGCGCCGCCAGGAGGGTTTCCGCCTCGTCACCGCGCGGGCGGACGGGCGCCTGGTGGGCTTCGGCTTCGGGGTGACGCTGCGCCCGGCCACCCCGTGGTGGCGCGACCTGCTGACCCCGCTGCCCGCCGAGGTCACCACCGAGCGGCCCGGCCGTACCTTCGCGCTGGTCGAGCTGCTGGTCCGCGCGCCCTGGCGACGCCGCCACGTGGCCGAGCGCATCCACGACACGCTGCTCGCCGACCGGACCGAGGAGCGCGCCACGCTCACCGTGCTCCCCGCCGCGGCGCCCGCGCTCGCCGCGTACCGGAAGTGGGGCTGGCGCAAGGTGGCGGAGAAACGCAACCCGCTGCCCGGGGCGCCGGTGTTCATGGTGATGGTGCGCGATCTGGCCGCCCCAGGCACCTGA
- a CDS encoding helix-turn-helix domain-containing protein, whose amino-acid sequence MHLKRVRFIRRRKAVGLTQEDLADALHVERSTVGRWERAETEPQPWLRPRLAALLKVTADELEALLADVVPVPGRADDRLVHSSVPLDFSLTDDHTVRILEGFSAYDIASRRQVVAGLAVLSGSALLQPIRQWVAGLPVTPAPADPTPEAITELEQAIVLFRRWDASGAGGLRRKAVVGQLNAVTESLTERHDPETTRRLFHAAAELAQLAGWMAYDQGLHGMAQRYYVLALHACREAAAPALGAKIIGDMTQLSTALGNHTDSLNLTRAALYGLPHSADDRVGDAVRAELLGLEARAYAHLGEREAGNAVRSAEACVEVWQEARGEPRPDWLHYLDQAEVDCLAANVHIELALASDEPRRWRRFAALAERHTLNARAARVAGYTRSRVLDEMRLARVRLAQREPAEAAAVACDALRLAEGARSSLAVDWFVRFDAALAGRHPGCREAAAFHERLRDYLRRAAPQREREIVRAGV is encoded by the coding sequence GTGCATCTTAAGCGGGTTCGATTTATTCGTCGGCGGAAAGCCGTCGGCCTGACCCAGGAGGATCTCGCCGACGCCCTGCACGTCGAACGCTCCACCGTCGGCCGCTGGGAACGGGCCGAGACCGAGCCGCAACCGTGGCTGCGCCCCCGGCTCGCCGCGCTGCTGAAGGTCACCGCCGACGAGCTGGAGGCCCTGCTCGCCGACGTCGTACCGGTGCCCGGCAGGGCGGACGACCGCCTGGTGCACTCCTCGGTGCCGCTGGACTTCTCGCTGACCGACGACCACACCGTGCGCATCCTGGAGGGCTTCTCCGCGTACGACATCGCGTCCCGGCGGCAGGTGGTCGCCGGACTGGCGGTGCTCAGCGGATCCGCCTTGCTGCAGCCGATCCGGCAATGGGTGGCGGGCCTACCCGTGACGCCCGCGCCGGCCGATCCCACGCCGGAGGCGATCACCGAGCTGGAACAGGCGATCGTGCTGTTCCGCCGCTGGGACGCGTCCGGCGCGGGTGGACTGCGGCGAAAGGCGGTCGTCGGGCAGCTGAACGCGGTCACCGAGAGCCTGACCGAGCGGCACGACCCCGAGACCACCCGGCGGCTGTTCCACGCGGCCGCCGAGCTCGCCCAGCTCGCCGGGTGGATGGCGTACGACCAAGGGCTGCACGGCATGGCGCAGCGCTACTACGTGCTCGCCCTGCACGCCTGCCGGGAGGCCGCGGCCCCGGCGCTGGGCGCGAAGATCATCGGCGACATGACCCAGCTCTCCACGGCGCTGGGCAACCACACCGACAGCCTCAACCTCACCCGTGCCGCGCTGTACGGCCTGCCGCACAGCGCCGATGACCGGGTCGGCGACGCGGTACGCGCCGAGCTGCTGGGGCTGGAGGCCCGCGCCTACGCCCACCTCGGCGAACGCGAGGCGGGCAACGCCGTACGCAGCGCCGAGGCGTGCGTGGAGGTCTGGCAGGAGGCGCGCGGCGAACCCCGCCCGGACTGGCTGCACTACCTCGATCAGGCCGAGGTCGACTGCCTGGCGGCCAACGTCCACATCGAGCTGGCCCTCGCGAGCGACGAGCCGCGGCGGTGGCGGCGCTTCGCCGCGCTGGCCGAGCGGCACACGCTGAACGCGCGGGCCGCCCGGGTCGCGGGCTACACCCGCAGCCGCGTCCTCGACGAGATGCGCCTGGCGAGGGTACGGCTCGCCCAGCGCGAGCCCGCGGAGGCGGCGGCCGTGGCCTGCGACGCTTTGCGGCTCGCCGAAGGGGCGCGATCATCGCTGGCGGTGGACTGGTTCGTGCGTTTCGACGCCGCGCTGGCCGGCCGTCACCCGGGCTGCCGCGAGGCCGCGGCGTTCCACGAACGGCTGCGCGACTACCTGCGGCGGGCCGCGCCACAGAGGGAGCGGGAGATTGTCCGAGCCGGAGTTTGA
- a CDS encoding ATP-binding protein — protein MSDGDGTGHLLGERHAAGKAPLHGEHNLIDKRDEKQEMKTYSRVLHETNAARILPVRPGYLKLPVTPLAPSLARCHVSRMLAAWDLARLADTVRLVASELVTNAIKAAGWAPPGTREADPSPAIPHANGTIWIGLYRSLHDVVIEVWDPNREPPRMMTPDLDDTGGRGLWLVNDVARRWGYRRPVTGGKWVWAAIPAA, from the coding sequence GTGAGCGACGGCGACGGAACGGGTCACCTGCTCGGCGAGCGTCACGCGGCCGGGAAGGCACCGCTACACGGCGAACACAACCTGATCGACAAACGGGATGAAAAACAAGAAATGAAAACTTACTCTCGCGTTCTCCATGAAACGAACGCCGCCCGGATCCTTCCCGTCCGTCCCGGTTACCTGAAGTTGCCGGTCACCCCGCTCGCCCCCTCGCTCGCGCGTTGCCATGTCTCCCGGATGCTGGCCGCGTGGGACCTGGCGAGGCTCGCGGACACCGTCCGGCTCGTGGCGAGCGAACTGGTGACGAACGCGATCAAGGCGGCCGGATGGGCGCCACCCGGCACCCGGGAGGCCGACCCCTCACCCGCCATCCCGCACGCGAACGGCACCATCTGGATCGGCCTGTACCGGTCACTCCACGACGTGGTGATCGAGGTGTGGGACCCCAACCGCGAACCGCCGCGCATGATGACACCGGATCTCGACGACACCGGCGGGCGCGGGCTCTGGCTGGTCAACGACGTGGCCCGGCGCTGGGGGTACCGCCGTCCGGTGACCGGCGGGAAGTGGGTGTGGGCCGCCATCCCCGCCGCCTGA
- a CDS encoding beta/gamma crystallin domain-containing protein, whose product MSKVRNLTRAAIGAAAFAAVFATTLPAVPAYAIDTVPCNSNDYLRIMGRTPISNRKVQMCFANGGTAHVDLWVDQISTGNNDIEYLDYNGARVRIKRWRVVNFPNRPPHVRSVTIL is encoded by the coding sequence ATGTCCAAGGTCAGGAACCTCACCCGGGCCGCGATCGGCGCGGCCGCCTTCGCCGCGGTGTTCGCGACGACCCTGCCGGCCGTACCGGCCTATGCCATCGACACGGTCCCCTGCAACTCGAACGACTACCTGAGAATCATGGGCCGTACCCCCATATCCAATCGCAAGGTCCAAATGTGCTTCGCCAACGGCGGTACGGCACATGTCGACCTGTGGGTGGATCAGATCTCCACCGGAAACAACGACATCGAATACCTCGACTACAACGGCGCGCGAGTCCGCATCAAGCGCTGGAGGGTGGTGAACTTCCCGAACCGGCCGCCGCACGTCCGGAGCGTCACGATTCTCTGA
- a CDS encoding cobalt-precorrin-6A reductase: MRRILILGGTAEARALADALVAHGVHVITSLAGRVANPRLPSGEVRQGGFGGPDGLAAWLRAERIDALVDATHPFAARMTASAAEAAARTGVPLLVLRRPGWREGPGDRWERVPSQAEAAARLTPGSRVFLTTGRRSLPVFTPRTDVWFLARSVDPPEPPVPPNVEVVLDRGPFTVENERALIRRHRLDTLVTKDSGGPMTTAKLTAARELGLRVLMVDRPALPPGVPAVDTVEAALAWAIERR, encoded by the coding sequence GTGCGCCGGATCCTGATCCTCGGCGGCACGGCCGAGGCCCGCGCCCTCGCCGACGCCCTCGTCGCCCACGGCGTCCACGTGATCACCTCGCTCGCCGGCCGCGTGGCGAACCCGCGCCTCCCGTCCGGCGAGGTACGGCAGGGCGGCTTCGGCGGCCCGGACGGCCTCGCCGCCTGGCTGCGCGCCGAGCGCATCGACGCGCTGGTCGACGCCACCCACCCGTTCGCCGCGCGCATGACCGCCTCCGCCGCGGAGGCCGCCGCCCGCACCGGCGTCCCCCTGCTCGTGCTGCGCCGCCCCGGCTGGCGGGAAGGCCCCGGCGACCGCTGGGAACGGGTGCCCTCGCAGGCCGAGGCCGCCGCCCGCCTCACCCCCGGCAGCCGTGTCTTCCTCACCACCGGCCGCCGCAGCCTGCCGGTCTTCACCCCGCGGACCGACGTCTGGTTCCTCGCCCGCTCGGTCGACCCGCCCGAGCCGCCCGTCCCGCCGAACGTCGAGGTCGTCCTCGACCGTGGCCCGTTCACCGTCGAGAACGAACGCGCCCTGATCCGCCGGCACCGCCTCGACACCCTGGTCACCAAGGACAGCGGCGGCCCCATGACCACGGCCAAGCTCACCGCGGCCCGGGAGCTCGGCCTGCGCGTGCTCATGGTTGACCGCCCGGCCCTGCCCCCGGGCGTCCCCGCGGTGGACACCGTCGAGGCCGCCCTCGCCTGGGCGATCGAACGGCGGTAG
- the cobM gene encoding precorrin-4 C(11)-methyltransferase yields the protein MTVYFIGAGPGAADLITVRGLRLLRSAPVCLYAGSLVPRELLDDCPPGARLVDTANLTLDQIIDEIAAAHARGQDVARLHSGDPSIFSAIAEQMRRLDEIGVPYEIVPGVPAFAAAAAALRRELTVPGVAQTVILTRTAARATPMPPGEDLATLGASRSTMVLHLAVQRIDAVVAELLPNYGPDCPVAVVAYASRDDELILRGTLADIAAKVREAGVRRTAVIIVGCALTAAGFPDSHLYSAARERPCAGS from the coding sequence GTGACCGTGTACTTCATCGGCGCCGGCCCCGGCGCCGCCGACCTGATCACCGTGCGCGGCCTGCGGCTGCTGCGGTCCGCGCCGGTCTGCCTGTACGCGGGCTCGCTCGTGCCGCGCGAGCTGCTCGACGACTGCCCGCCGGGCGCCCGCCTGGTCGACACCGCGAACCTCACCCTCGACCAGATCATCGACGAGATCGCCGCCGCGCACGCCCGCGGCCAGGACGTCGCCCGCCTGCACTCCGGCGACCCGTCGATCTTCAGCGCGATCGCCGAGCAGATGCGCCGCCTGGACGAGATCGGCGTGCCGTACGAGATCGTCCCGGGCGTCCCGGCCTTCGCCGCCGCCGCGGCCGCGCTGCGCCGCGAGCTGACCGTGCCCGGCGTCGCCCAGACCGTGATCCTCACCCGCACCGCCGCCCGCGCCACGCCGATGCCCCCGGGCGAGGACCTCGCCACGCTCGGCGCGAGCCGGTCCACGATGGTGCTTCATCTGGCGGTGCAGCGCATCGACGCCGTGGTGGCCGAGCTGCTGCCGAACTACGGCCCGGACTGCCCGGTCGCCGTGGTCGCGTACGCCTCCCGCGACGACGAGCTGATCCTGCGCGGCACCCTCGCCGACATCGCCGCCAAGGTACGCGAGGCGGGCGTGCGCCGTACCGCGGTGATCATCGTCGGCTGCGCCCTCACCGCCGCCGGGTTCCCCGACAGCCACCTCTACAGCGCCGCCCGGGAGCGCCCGTGCGCCGGATCCTGA
- the cbiE gene encoding precorrin-6y C5,15-methyltransferase (decarboxylating) subunit CbiE encodes MITVVGIGADGWDGLTPASRRAIAAAEVLVGSRRQLGLVPDPVPDPERDGSPRAAGSPSRVVLPSPLLPNLEPLLESLAGREVCVLASGDPMFHGIGSTLVRLLGPDRVRVLPHVSSVSLACARLGWPVEQVEVVSAVGRPLDALRPALAPGRRVLVLGSSPDAVTRLLAEAGYAASRVTVLSDLGAATESVRPADQAAPTRLHVIAIECALAPGAEPLPRVPGLPDDAYEHDGQLTKREVRAVTLSRLAPLPGELLWDVGAGAGSVAIEWMRTHPSCRAVAIESHPERAARIRRNADTLGVPALQVVEGRAPDVLDGLPVPDAVFVGGGATVPGLLDRCWAALRPGGRLVANAVTLETEAVLADWYVRLGGDLVRLAVQRAAPVGGFTGWRAAMPVTIWTVTKRDAS; translated from the coding sequence ATGATCACCGTCGTCGGCATCGGCGCGGACGGCTGGGACGGGCTGACCCCGGCCTCCCGCCGGGCGATCGCCGCCGCCGAGGTGCTCGTCGGCAGCCGCAGGCAGCTCGGCCTCGTCCCCGACCCGGTCCCGGACCCCGAGAGGGACGGATCGCCGCGGGCCGCCGGGTCGCCGTCGCGGGTGGTGCTGCCGTCGCCGCTGCTGCCGAACCTGGAGCCGCTGCTCGAGTCGCTCGCGGGCCGCGAGGTGTGCGTGCTCGCCAGCGGCGACCCCATGTTCCACGGCATCGGATCGACCCTGGTCCGGCTGCTCGGCCCCGATCGGGTCCGGGTGCTGCCGCACGTCTCCTCGGTCTCGCTCGCCTGCGCCCGGCTCGGCTGGCCGGTCGAGCAGGTCGAGGTGGTGAGCGCGGTCGGCCGCCCGCTCGACGCGCTCCGCCCGGCCCTCGCCCCCGGCCGCCGGGTGCTCGTGCTCGGCTCCTCCCCGGACGCGGTCACCCGCCTGCTCGCCGAGGCGGGCTACGCGGCGAGCCGGGTCACCGTGCTGTCCGACCTCGGCGCCGCCACCGAGTCGGTACGGCCCGCCGACCAGGCCGCGCCCACCCGCCTGCACGTCATCGCGATCGAGTGCGCGCTCGCGCCGGGCGCCGAGCCGCTGCCCCGGGTGCCCGGCCTGCCCGACGACGCCTACGAGCACGACGGCCAGCTCACCAAGCGCGAGGTGCGCGCGGTCACGCTGTCCCGGCTCGCCCCGCTCCCCGGCGAGCTGCTGTGGGACGTGGGCGCGGGCGCGGGCAGCGTCGCGATCGAGTGGATGCGCACCCACCCCTCGTGCCGGGCCGTGGCGATCGAGAGCCACCCGGAGCGGGCCGCGCGCATCCGGCGCAACGCCGACACCCTCGGCGTGCCCGCCCTCCAGGTGGTCGAGGGCCGCGCCCCGGACGTCCTCGACGGCCTGCCGGTGCCCGACGCGGTGTTCGTCGGCGGCGGGGCCACCGTGCCCGGCCTCCTCGACCGCTGCTGGGCCGCGCTCCGGCCGGGCGGCCGGCTCGTGGCGAACGCGGTCACGCTGGAGACCGAGGCCGTGCTCGCCGACTGGTACGTCAGGCTCGGCGGCGACCTGGTCCGGCTCGCCGTACAGCGGGCCGCGCCGGTGGGCGGGTTCACCGGCTGGCGGGCGGCGATGCCGGTCACCATCTGGACGGTGACGAAGAGGGACGCCTCATGA